The following DNA comes from Methanobrevibacter sp. TMH8.
TTTTTCCATAACTTCCTAATAGTCATTGTTTTTTTGCCAGTGATTAAATCTATATCTTGGCTTCCAAATGATATAATTGGCATGACTTAAATACACTCCTCACCAAATTCAGCTGTCTTTACTTTAACTTTATTTAATACAGGTTTAATTTCTTTAGCTAATTTTCTTAGTTCATTTGGATTAGGGCTTTCTATTTTTTCTAACCTTTCATCCAAAACACTTTTATTTCTAAATTGTTGTAATGTATAAAGATCACATTCTATCTCATTAGAAATTTGTTTAATGTCATCATGATCTAAAAGTGTTGGAACATACGTAGTTCTACACTCTAAAAAAGTATTATCACTATTATTTGCTATTTTCATACTTTTTTTGACATTATTTCCAATATCAGTACCTATAATCTCCTTATATTTGTCAAAAGGAGCTTTGATATCAATAGCTATATAATCAGTATACTTTAAAATTTCATCTAAACGTTTAGGATAACAACCACTAGTATCTACCTTAGTTTTAAGTCCTAAAGATTTTGCATATTTTAATATTTTAATAACATCTCCAGAGTGAACTAGTGGCTCTCCTCCAGATACTACAACTGCATCAATATAATCTTGCGAATCATCAATAAGTTCAAATATTTCTTGTAATGATGTTTCCTCACCATTTTCTAATAATTCGCTGTTCTGACAATATGGGCATCTTAAAGGACATTTAGCCATGAAGATAACTAGAGATATCTTTCCATCATACTCAATTGAAGATATTATTGTTCCTCCAACTTCCATAAAACCACATATTAAAATTAAATATTAAATATTATATATAAATATTATATATTAATGATTAATTGTTAATTACTTAATTATATAACTACTAATTATTAATTATTTAATTACCTAATTACCTAATTACTTAATAACTTAATAACTTAATAACTTAATAACTTAATAAGTCATTCATAATCTTTATAAACTTTTTATTTTCTTCCATAGTTCCAATACTGGCTCTAATCCAATATTCATCCAAACCTTTAAAAGAAGTACAATCTCTAACTATAACTCCTTTTTCAAGTAATTTTCGAGATAATTCAGCAGCGGTATATCCAGTTTCTCTTACTCCCATAAGTATATAATTAGAATAAGATTTAAAAACATTTAAAGGTTTTATTTTAGATAATTCTTCAAATAAGAAATCTCTACTTTCAATCCCATTTTTTATTGATTGTTCGATATATTCTTTATCTTTAAGAGTATTTAATGCAGCAAAATATGATAAACGAGTGAGAGAAAAGACTGGTTTTATCCTATGCATAAATTCTATCATTTCACTATTAGCTAAAGCATATCCAATTCTCATACCC
Coding sequences within:
- a CDS encoding anaerobic ribonucleoside-triphosphate reductase activating protein produces the protein MEVGGTIISSIEYDGKISLVIFMAKCPLRCPYCQNSELLENGEETSLQEIFELIDDSQDYIDAVVVSGGEPLVHSGDVIKILKYAKSLGLKTKVDTSGCYPKRLDEILKYTDYIAIDIKAPFDKYKEIIGTDIGNNVKKSMKIANNSDNTFLECRTTYVPTLLDHDDIKQISNEIECDLYTLQQFRNKSVLDERLEKIESPNPNELRKLAKEIKPVLNKVKVKTAEFGEECI